The proteins below are encoded in one region of Levilactobacillus namurensis:
- the guaA gene encoding glutamine-hydrolyzing GMP synthase, whose protein sequence is MANVDLSKFDKIIVLDFGSQYNQLITRRIRDLGVYSELKAHTMSAAEIKAWGPKGIIFSGGPNSVYDDDALKVDSEIFNLGIPILGICYGMQLMAYDLPGGKVESANNREYGRAEIEVLSDDATLFKGTPKKQTVWMSHGDLVTQVPDGFERVATSENCPISAIQDVSRNFYGLQFHTEVRNTEYGTDILKHFTFDVCQAEANWSMDDFIDLQIEQIRETVGDKRVLLGLSGGVDSSVVGVLLHKAIGNQLTSIFVDHGLLRKGEAKQVMDSLEGKFGLNIVKVDAQDRFMSKLAGVTEPEKKRKIIGNEFIQVFNDEAQKLDGIDFLAQGTLYTDVIESGTDTAQTIKSHHNVGGLPKDMHFQLIEPLRSLFKDEARSLGEKLGMPSDLVWRQPFPGPGLGIRVLGEITPEKLQIVRDSDLILREEIKKAGLDRDIWQYFTVLPNIKSVGVMGDGRTYDYAVGIRAVTSIDGMTADFAHIPWDVLQAISVRIVNEVKHVNRILYDVTSKPPSTIEWE, encoded by the coding sequence TTGGCAAACGTTGATCTGTCCAAATTTGACAAAATCATCGTCTTAGACTTCGGTAGTCAGTATAATCAGCTGATTACGCGCCGGATTCGTGACTTAGGCGTTTACTCCGAGCTCAAGGCGCACACCATGAGTGCCGCTGAGATTAAAGCTTGGGGCCCTAAGGGAATCATCTTTTCTGGGGGACCGAACAGTGTCTATGATGATGACGCGTTGAAGGTCGATTCAGAAATCTTTAACCTAGGGATTCCGATTCTGGGAATCTGCTACGGGATGCAACTGATGGCCTACGATCTCCCTGGTGGGAAGGTCGAATCAGCGAATAACCGCGAATACGGTCGCGCTGAGATTGAGGTCTTAAGTGACGACGCAACGCTCTTCAAGGGAACCCCTAAGAAGCAGACGGTGTGGATGAGTCATGGGGACTTGGTGACGCAGGTCCCAGATGGTTTTGAACGGGTCGCAACTAGTGAGAATTGCCCGATTTCGGCCATTCAAGACGTTTCCCGGAACTTCTACGGGTTACAATTCCATACGGAAGTTCGCAACACGGAATACGGTACCGACATTCTCAAGCACTTTACGTTTGATGTTTGTCAGGCGGAAGCCAACTGGTCAATGGACGATTTCATTGATCTGCAGATTGAACAGATCCGCGAGACGGTCGGCGATAAGCGCGTCTTGTTAGGGCTGTCTGGTGGGGTCGATTCCTCCGTGGTCGGGGTGCTGTTGCACAAGGCTATTGGGAACCAACTGACTAGTATCTTCGTGGACCACGGGCTACTCCGGAAGGGTGAAGCCAAGCAGGTCATGGACAGCCTGGAAGGCAAGTTCGGCTTGAACATCGTCAAGGTTGACGCGCAGGACCGCTTCATGAGTAAGCTGGCCGGCGTGACGGAACCGGAAAAGAAACGGAAGATCATCGGTAACGAGTTCATCCAAGTCTTTAACGACGAGGCGCAAAAGCTGGACGGTATCGACTTCTTGGCCCAAGGGACCCTGTACACCGACGTGATCGAAAGTGGGACCGATACGGCACAGACCATTAAGTCCCACCATAACGTGGGTGGCCTGCCGAAGGACATGCATTTCCAATTGATCGAACCGCTCCGGTCCCTGTTCAAGGACGAAGCCCGGAGCTTGGGTGAGAAGCTGGGGATGCCGAGTGACTTAGTCTGGCGGCAACCGTTCCCTGGCCCTGGTCTGGGAATTCGGGTCTTGGGCGAGATTACGCCTGAGAAACTCCAGATTGTTCGGGACAGTGACCTGATCTTACGAGAAGAAATCAAAAAGGCCGGTTTAGACCGGGATATCTGGCAATACTTCACGGTCTTGCCAAACATCAAGAGTGTCGGGGTCATGGGCGATGGCCGGACCTACGATTATGCGGTCGGTATCCGGGCGGTAACGTCCATCGACGGCATGACGGCCGACTTCGCGCACATTCCATGGGATGTCTTACAAGCCATCTCCGTGCGGATCGTCAACGAAGTTAAGCACGTGAACCGCATTCTGTATGACGTCACGAGTAAGCCGCCTTCGACAATTGAGTGGGAGTAA
- a CDS encoding co-chaperone YbbN, which yields MESWRLTEDLNVTDGILFFYDEGCAHCVTQQRAVESVTAQLAGTLPVYQINVYQQPQVARTWGVTSTPTLILVQAGQAVATYTHDLDAAQLRTVIHYYFGGIKMAEEKSESTETLHMVTGGSSLSTGVCGPDGCEIDWNQAATKPTTQKKQAAHDHD from the coding sequence TTGGAATCATGGAGATTAACGGAAGACCTAAACGTGACCGATGGTATCCTCTTCTTTTACGATGAGGGGTGTGCGCATTGTGTCACGCAACAACGGGCCGTGGAATCGGTGACGGCCCAACTAGCGGGCACTTTACCCGTTTATCAGATCAACGTGTACCAACAGCCGCAAGTGGCCCGGACGTGGGGCGTCACCAGTACCCCGACCCTGATTCTGGTCCAAGCCGGTCAAGCGGTCGCAACTTATACACATGATTTAGACGCCGCCCAATTGCGGACGGTGATTCATTATTATTTTGGAGGGATTAAGATGGCTGAAGAGAAATCAGAGTCAACGGAGACGTTACACATGGTGACGGGCGGAAGTTCACTGAGCACGGGCGTCTGTGGCCCGGATGGATGTGAGATCGACTGGAACCAGGCTGCGACGAAACCCACGACGCAAAAGAAGCAGGCCGCCCATGACCACGACTAA
- a CDS encoding metalloregulator ArsR/SmtB family transcription factor: protein MTTTNLAETYRDAAYTQLVRVGKALGNSSRLKLLNNLVQGPKTVEELAKTVGLSVGTASKNLQLLKQVGLVRVERRGNYVVYDLASAQVPQVLSLLVDVSEQALPELRALEQQLSAQRPPLPQLSITDITRELATGQPYLIDLRPADEYQVAHLPGAHNFPYDQIMQRLAEIPRDRELVVYCRGRLCGYSEMIGQQLKDRGYQVQIFQMTVWEWQQAQAQ, encoded by the coding sequence ATGACCACGACTAACTTAGCGGAGACCTATCGGGACGCAGCTTACACCCAATTGGTCAGGGTGGGGAAGGCGCTAGGCAATAGCTCCCGCTTAAAGCTTTTGAACAACCTGGTTCAGGGACCGAAAACCGTCGAGGAATTAGCCAAGACGGTGGGGTTGAGTGTGGGCACGGCGTCAAAAAACCTCCAGCTCTTGAAACAGGTGGGGCTGGTTCGTGTGGAACGACGCGGTAACTATGTGGTGTACGACTTAGCCTCAGCGCAAGTCCCGCAGGTGCTCTCACTGTTGGTCGATGTGAGTGAGCAAGCTCTGCCGGAACTCCGCGCCTTAGAGCAACAGCTGTCCGCCCAACGGCCACCCTTACCGCAATTATCGATTACGGACATCACCCGGGAATTGGCGACCGGTCAACCGTACCTGATTGATTTACGGCCTGCTGACGAGTATCAAGTTGCCCATCTCCCGGGGGCGCATAACTTCCCCTATGATCAGATCATGCAGCGGTTGGCCGAGATTCCCCGTGATCGGGAATTGGTGGTCTACTGCCGCGGTCGGCTGTGTGGCTATTCTGAAATGATTGGTCAGCAGCTCAAAGACCGGGGGTATCAAGTTCAGATTTTTCAAATGACGGTTTGGGAGTGGCAACAGGCCCAAGCCCAATAG
- a CDS encoding DsbA family oxidoreductase produces MEIEYWSDIACPFCYIGSTRMKRAMKEIGIYQDTKLVLKAFQLNPMEAKMAKPGDYLNHFTGGRAEMADQAKEKMAYISQMAAEEGLDFHLDKVIPTNTMDAHRLIKLAASHGDRELTERVINRFYQVYFTDGESIADADVLTRAAHDAGLADDEVQQVLASQDYQKEVVADEQQAQEMGIQGAPFFVLNHKYGISGAQPYDVFVKALRQVLAEEEAEA; encoded by the coding sequence ATGGAAATCGAATACTGGTCCGACATTGCTTGCCCCTTCTGCTACATCGGGTCGACTCGGATGAAGCGGGCGATGAAAGAAATCGGCATCTATCAGGATACCAAACTGGTCTTAAAGGCCTTCCAACTGAATCCCATGGAAGCCAAGATGGCTAAGCCGGGCGACTACCTCAATCACTTTACGGGTGGTCGCGCAGAGATGGCCGACCAGGCTAAGGAGAAGATGGCCTACATCTCCCAGATGGCCGCCGAGGAAGGCTTAGACTTTCACCTGGATAAGGTGATTCCGACGAACACGATGGATGCGCACCGTCTGATCAAGTTGGCGGCGAGCCATGGTGACCGGGAGCTGACGGAACGGGTTATCAACCGGTTCTACCAGGTCTACTTTACGGATGGGGAGTCCATCGCCGACGCTGACGTGTTGACCCGAGCCGCTCACGACGCCGGCTTAGCCGATGATGAGGTACAACAAGTTTTAGCGTCCCAGGACTACCAGAAGGAAGTTGTGGCGGACGAACAACAAGCCCAAGAAATGGGCATTCAAGGCGCCCCATTCTTTGTGTTGAATCACAAATACGGGATCAGTGGTGCACAACCTTACGACGTCTTTGTGAAGGCTTTAAGACAGGTTTTAGCCGAAGAAGAAGCCGAGGCTTAA
- a CDS encoding matrixin family metalloprotease yields MMKSLSLVATMGLCLWGVPIQATATAKTPHWGSWKTTTVTYCYQGSSAYYQSIWKSAAQQWTRSGTVRLKAVKTPQQADVVVKGASVQVARQGMAGVTHYAYRPNKVVHEITSAKAMLNHQVLSAHRYTKKQRTNVAAHELGHALGLGHSKSRRSVMHKSNRHATISRQDRLALKRAYRNRK; encoded by the coding sequence ATGATGAAAAGTCTCAGCCTAGTGGCGACGATGGGGCTATGCCTCTGGGGCGTGCCCATCCAAGCCACGGCAACCGCCAAGACCCCGCATTGGGGTAGTTGGAAGACCACGACCGTGACTTACTGTTATCAGGGGTCTTCCGCGTATTACCAGAGCATCTGGAAATCAGCCGCACAGCAATGGACCCGTTCGGGAACGGTGCGCTTGAAGGCTGTGAAGACGCCGCAACAGGCCGATGTGGTGGTAAAGGGCGCCAGCGTCCAGGTGGCACGTCAGGGCATGGCGGGCGTGACCCACTACGCTTATCGACCGAATAAGGTGGTCCACGAGATTACCTCCGCGAAAGCCATGCTAAACCACCAGGTGTTGTCCGCTCACCGGTACACTAAGAAGCAGCGCACCAACGTGGCGGCCCATGAACTGGGGCACGCGTTGGGCTTAGGCCACTCCAAGAGTCGGCGTAGTGTGATGCACAAGTCGAACCGGCACGCGACCATCAGTCGGCAGGATCGCCTAGCACTGAAGCGGGCGTACCGGAATCGTAAATAA
- a CDS encoding DUF805 domain-containing protein: MHETKFCTNCGKSIPRDAEFCPYCGHGQAVATQTTQQTNPQPNTAGSTYHQSQPQPGDAVYNESPVPGLVVSTKLYFRDALTINKRMGRADYWWAALGIGLLAGAASLVAFFLLALFGGLDDAYEPTGLSALFFYALLLVMFVAYVGLWIASFTAEIRRFHDLGYSGAFWLLNLVPMVGGLIVLILLCQPSRQLNNRYIN, from the coding sequence ATGCACGAAACCAAGTTCTGTACTAACTGTGGCAAGTCCATTCCCCGTGACGCCGAATTCTGCCCGTACTGCGGCCACGGTCAAGCCGTCGCCACCCAGACCACCCAGCAAACTAATCCGCAGCCAAACACTGCCGGCTCAACCTATCACCAATCACAGCCGCAACCCGGCGATGCTGTCTATAATGAAAGTCCCGTTCCTGGACTGGTCGTCTCCACCAAGCTCTACTTCCGCGATGCCCTGACTATCAATAAGCGTATGGGACGCGCCGATTACTGGTGGGCCGCTTTAGGCATCGGCCTACTAGCCGGTGCTGCGTCTTTAGTCGCCTTCTTCCTCTTGGCACTCTTCGGCGGACTGGATGACGCTTACGAACCCACGGGACTCTCGGCGCTATTCTTCTACGCCCTGTTACTGGTCATGTTCGTGGCTTACGTCGGCCTATGGATTGCCAGCTTCACGGCAGAGATTCGCCGCTTCCACGACCTGGGCTACAGTGGCGCCTTCTGGCTACTTAACCTAGTCCCCATGGTCGGTGGCTTAATTGTCCTGATTCTGCTGTGCCAACCGTCACGCCAGTTGAATAACCGTTACATTAATTGA
- a CDS encoding MucBP domain-containing protein: protein MGVMEKKTHFKMYKSHKGWLVAGITATSLAVGLVVGPQAEQTAQASDAAPATESISEGNDVEQGSSATLRSTTESDANSVSQETPSGTESVTGDSQAETTDQKNPADATNQDSKTTTSDDHVVSESSSDQSGQSESSAPADESTNEESTLLTKETESEPVDSAVEESTTTNDVQQVKKINQTSVKSADMVDKQADAKADAQTIDQWMPNKTLQQWVLQALNSPRSSTKPDDVKITSVDQITPEDMQYLTNFSTEIYGTTYIDGKTSFSLKGLQYATNLTHLDLTNDIDTDPNALRGDITDLSPLSDLTKLTWLQTGLSRISDITPISGLKNIKSLFLGIANISDFSSLNSAQYTERFAIEQQFVENKVVYIPTTGKYEMINPVKPPKGMTMTVRDQAGIGIPIIPETFPNSTVRVFWQGGTGSLSADQSKLEYQATQNQVEPGQTYNPFASKYQNMPQEDFTFWFNSIFDFTGNGKTISSAVAMVTPYRVSIPASPVTINYVNEQNVSLANSTQLSGLQGEPYEVSAPVIPGYVVTNADTTVTGNFTDMPQSITFTYKSALVNVTQVTEQIKYQDAQGNQVADSAAQQVTFATITDPNTRVDHVYSKVGSDTNMTLDKDGQPDASWTLYLDGSTISLAAVANPEIKGMHVIKTTDPANDLTQTVAQIVTNQSKNLAFVVTYGHDFDTVLNQVKENITYVDQSGQQVATPVDKAITFATVTDQTNQQSVVYSHVGDAQAPALDENGTPTDTSWVLYQTGQPIAFEAVVNPTVKGMHVIKTTDSANDLTQTTAQNVTPTSQNLAFVVTYGHDFDTVLNQVKENITYVDQSGQQVATPVDKTITFATVTDQSNQQSVIYSYVGDAQTPGLDENGVPTDANWAVYQAGQPVTFAAVTNPAVKGMHVVKTTDPANDLTQTTAQAVTNASQNLAIVVTYAHDFETTLKHVTENITYVDQNGQQVATPVDKTITFATVTDQSNQKSVIYSNDGEAQAPKLDENGVPTDASWVVYQDGTQLTFAAVPNPKVAGQHVVKTTDPANDLTQTTVQSITPTSENLTFVVTYAADATTGGGGDNGNNGGDNGGGDIDTGGNGNTVNPEVPEVPDTGNNGGNVVAPGDNGDQAAVKPTKKPSKPGLSNGGNAATAANGGSAATADLVSQSAPAKQQSLGTVTHETTAPAADKLPQTSDQQNKGAAVIGLALLGSLAGLLGLKKRKN from the coding sequence ATGGGTGTTATGGAGAAGAAGACGCATTTCAAGATGTATAAATCACACAAGGGCTGGCTGGTTGCGGGAATCACCGCAACGAGTTTAGCAGTGGGTTTAGTTGTGGGACCACAGGCAGAACAAACGGCTCAGGCGAGTGATGCGGCACCCGCAACCGAGTCGATCAGTGAAGGTAATGACGTTGAACAGGGCTCTAGTGCTACGCTGCGGTCGACTACCGAAAGTGATGCTAATTCGGTGTCCCAGGAAACGCCATCAGGGACTGAATCAGTAACGGGAGATAGTCAGGCCGAAACGACCGACCAGAAGAACCCGGCTGACGCGACTAATCAGGATTCGAAGACGACAACTTCGGATGATCATGTGGTGAGTGAATCTTCTAGCGACCAGAGTGGCCAAAGTGAAAGTTCTGCGCCAGCCGATGAATCGACTAATGAAGAGAGTACATTGTTAACTAAAGAAACTGAAAGCGAGCCGGTTGATTCAGCTGTTGAAGAAAGCACAACAACGAATGACGTTCAACAGGTAAAGAAAATCAATCAGACTAGCGTGAAGAGCGCTGATATGGTGGATAAACAAGCGGATGCTAAGGCTGACGCGCAAACAATCGATCAGTGGATGCCTAACAAGACTTTACAGCAATGGGTGTTACAAGCTTTAAATAGTCCAAGAAGCAGCACTAAGCCGGACGACGTTAAGATTACCAGCGTGGATCAAATTACACCTGAAGATATGCAGTACCTAACGAACTTTAGTACTGAAATTTACGGGACAACTTATATTGATGGTAAGACCTCTTTCTCGCTTAAGGGACTTCAGTACGCCACGAATTTAACTCATTTGGATCTCACCAATGATATTGATACAGATCCTAATGCTTTACGTGGGGATATCACGGATTTGTCTCCTTTGAGTGATTTAACTAAATTAACTTGGCTACAAACGGGGCTAAGTCGGATATCGGACATCACGCCAATTAGTGGACTGAAAAATATTAAATCTTTATTCTTGGGGATTGCGAACATCTCGGACTTTTCATCGTTGAATTCTGCCCAATATACGGAGAGATTTGCAATTGAGCAACAGTTTGTCGAAAATAAAGTCGTCTATATTCCAACGACGGGGAAGTATGAGATGATTAATCCGGTAAAGCCTCCCAAGGGCATGACGATGACGGTTCGTGATCAGGCTGGGATTGGAATCCCAATCATTCCCGAAACTTTTCCGAATTCAACTGTTCGAGTGTTTTGGCAGGGTGGTACGGGAAGCTTGTCTGCTGATCAGAGTAAGCTAGAGTATCAGGCAACACAAAATCAAGTTGAACCAGGACAGACGTACAATCCTTTCGCTAGTAAATATCAAAATATGCCACAAGAGGATTTCACTTTCTGGTTTAATTCGATTTTTGATTTTACTGGTAATGGCAAGACGATTAGTTCAGCCGTTGCAATGGTAACGCCTTACCGGGTTTCCATTCCGGCGTCACCCGTCACAATCAACTACGTCAATGAACAAAACGTTTCACTGGCCAATTCTACGCAATTAAGTGGATTACAGGGCGAACCTTACGAAGTCAGTGCGCCAGTCATTCCAGGATACGTGGTCACTAACGCTGACACAACGGTGACGGGAAACTTTACGGACATGCCCCAGTCGATTACGTTTACTTACAAGAGTGCGTTGGTCAACGTCACCCAAGTAACCGAGCAGATTAAGTATCAGGATGCCCAGGGAAATCAGGTTGCTGATTCAGCGGCACAACAAGTAACCTTTGCAACGATTACGGACCCGAATACCCGAGTTGATCATGTATATAGTAAAGTCGGCTCGGATACCAATATGACGCTGGATAAGGATGGTCAACCGGATGCTTCGTGGACGTTGTACCTAGACGGTAGTACGATTTCGCTGGCGGCAGTGGCTAACCCGGAGATCAAGGGGATGCACGTCATTAAAACCACGGACCCGGCTAATGATTTGACGCAGACAGTGGCCCAGATTGTAACGAACCAGTCTAAGAATTTGGCCTTCGTGGTAACTTATGGACACGATTTCGATACGGTGCTCAACCAGGTCAAGGAAAACATCACTTACGTGGACCAATCTGGCCAGCAGGTCGCCACACCAGTTGACAAGGCCATCACATTTGCGACGGTGACGGATCAGACCAATCAACAGTCGGTCGTTTACAGTCACGTCGGTGATGCCCAAGCGCCTGCACTAGATGAAAATGGAACTCCAACGGATACGAGTTGGGTGCTTTATCAGACTGGACAGCCAATTGCTTTTGAGGCAGTCGTTAACCCGACCGTTAAAGGCATGCACGTCATCAAGACCACGGATTCCGCTAATGATTTAACGCAGACCACGGCCCAGAACGTGACGCCTACCAGTCAAAACTTAGCTTTCGTGGTCACCTACGGACACGATTTCGATACGGTGCTCAACCAGGTTAAGGAAAACATCACCTACGTGGATCAATCTGGCCAGCAGGTCGCTACACCAGTTGATAAGACCATCACGTTTGCGACAGTGACAGACCAGAGTAATCAACAGTCAGTTATTTACAGTTACGTTGGGGATGCCCAGACGCCTGGGTTAGATGAAAATGGCGTACCGACGGACGCTAACTGGGCGGTTTACCAAGCGGGGCAACCCGTCACGTTTGCGGCAGTGACGAACCCAGCGGTCAAGGGGATGCACGTGGTGAAGACCACGGACCCTGCCAATGATTTGACGCAAACCACGGCTCAAGCGGTCACCAATGCGAGTCAGAATCTCGCAATCGTGGTGACTTACGCCCACGACTTTGAGACCACGCTGAAGCATGTCACGGAAAACATCACTTACGTGGATCAAAACGGCCAACAGGTCGCCACACCAGTTGACAAGACCATCACGTTTGCGACGGTGACGGATCAGAGCAATCAGAAGTCGGTCATTTACAGTAATGATGGCGAGGCCCAAGCCCCTAAGTTAGACGAAAATGGGGTGCCAACGGATGCGAGCTGGGTGGTTTACCAGGATGGAACGCAGTTAACCTTCGCGGCGGTTCCGAACCCTAAGGTTGCAGGTCAGCACGTGGTAAAGACCACGGACCCGGCTAACGACTTAACGCAGACCACGGTCCAGAGCATCACGCCAACCAGTGAGAATTTAACGTTCGTGGTCACCTACGCTGCAGATGCAACCACTGGTGGCGGTGGTGACAACGGCAACAATGGTGGCGATAACGGTGGCGGTGACATTGACACTGGTGGTAATGGCAATACCGTGAACCCAGAAGTTCCCGAGGTTCCAGATACGGGGAACAACGGCGGTAACGTGGTGGCACCAGGTGACAATGGCGACCAAGCAGCGGTTAAGCCAACGAAGAAGCCATCCAAGCCAGGGTTAAGTAATGGTGGTAACGCGGCAACCGCGGCAAACGGCGGTTCCGCGGCCACGGCTGATCTAGTCAGTCAGAGTGCGCCAGCTAAGCAGCAATCGCTGGGTACGGTTACCCATGAGACGACCGCGCCAGCTGCCGACAAGTTACCACAGACGAGTGATCAGCAAAACAAGGGTGCAGCAGTCATCGGACTGGCACTGTTGGGATCATTGGCTGGTTTGTTGGGGTTGAAGAAGCGGAAAAATTAG
- a CDS encoding DNA mismatch repair protein MutH yields MRLNQKSLERDQLKVDELMKPYQGKLVSELKRGFLQNYSQDTKASFAVLARRMFGISDNHLSLDSSEKPLILKTIRVTGNDQPAENMSFFEVRFDEWLEADSWHETMLYQYFYDTQFVFQVFQQFPSGLRVPDNQMTFKRALVWQMPDYDLEHGLKKLWLDTCHLIKTNQIRIVPKKQKTGKIIYRNNLPKSKDNTVCHLRPGGKNGKDVIMLPSGQEIARQRLWLNKQYVNDVIL; encoded by the coding sequence TTGCGTTTAAATCAGAAATCATTGGAAAGAGACCAACTAAAGGTTGATGAATTGATGAAACCTTATCAGGGAAAGTTGGTTTCTGAACTAAAACGAGGATTTCTTCAAAATTACTCGCAAGACACCAAGGCATCGTTTGCGGTTTTAGCAAGAAGAATGTTTGGGATATCTGATAATCATTTGAGTTTGGATAGCAGCGAGAAGCCTTTAATTCTAAAAACGATTAGGGTTACTGGCAATGACCAGCCCGCTGAAAATATGTCTTTTTTTGAAGTGCGGTTTGATGAGTGGTTAGAAGCGGATTCTTGGCATGAGACGATGCTGTATCAGTATTTTTATGATACGCAGTTCGTGTTTCAAGTTTTTCAGCAGTTTCCATCCGGTTTACGTGTCCCAGATAATCAGATGACCTTCAAGCGAGCACTGGTATGGCAGATGCCCGATTATGACCTAGAGCATGGTTTAAAGAAATTATGGTTAGATACCTGTCATTTGATTAAAACAAATCAAATTCGTATTGTGCCCAAGAAGCAAAAAACAGGTAAGATTATTTATCGGAATAATTTGCCCAAATCCAAGGATAATACCGTATGTCATTTACGTCCTGGAGGGAAGAATGGTAAGGACGTGATAATGTTACCCAGTGGTCAGGAAATTGCTAGACAAAGATTATGGTTAAACAAGCAGTATGTAAATGATGTCATTCTTTGA
- a CDS encoding RNA polymerase subunit sigma-70, translating to MDMEQTTVNLRELINENIVKPGNQHIKVPIERPNGSEFDGHTYLIPLEYLYYNDQNGRIGSAISEYESEHGELKPGHNEEYNQAIQEMIANSNSQKMKRLVDDIGRKGQALPGYVLNDGRVVDGNRRFTAERILAGDESVVGKQYFEAVILDNLTLNNEDDLYQIKQLELKIQFGQLEKEDYDPIDKAIDAYKTIKKKHVMTNKEYAKYADMKPIDVEKLVNEAELVVEFLRFIHANEQNYAIAKEMKLDGPLQDMLVEYKRSIKDSPDKNEILGALFTKIIQLRTDEGEDDFKAAFRPLVKNVIGKHQQDDYLEEVADSSDAVEYALQQDADGKETEVKNASEVFARIKSDEEAVAALVQTDEASTRALDKTANEKQKAEPVKLARAALDKVDAINPDIVDILPREECEKLTNILRTLEESISNIQAHAEE from the coding sequence ATGGATATGGAACAAACAACAGTAAATTTAAGAGAACTGATTAACGAGAATATTGTTAAACCAGGGAATCAACATATTAAGGTACCTATTGAACGGCCTAATGGTAGTGAATTTGATGGTCATACTTACTTAATTCCATTAGAATACCTGTACTATAATGATCAGAATGGACGAATTGGCTCAGCTATTTCAGAGTATGAGAGTGAACATGGTGAGTTAAAGCCTGGGCATAATGAGGAATATAACCAAGCCATTCAGGAAATGATTGCAAACAGTAATAGTCAAAAGATGAAACGGTTAGTTGATGATATTGGTCGAAAAGGTCAGGCACTTCCAGGGTACGTTTTGAATGATGGACGGGTTGTTGACGGAAATCGACGGTTCACTGCTGAGCGAATTCTTGCTGGTGATGAGTCAGTGGTTGGCAAACAGTATTTTGAAGCGGTCATCTTGGATAATTTGACATTGAATAACGAGGATGACTTGTATCAAATCAAACAGCTTGAGTTGAAGATTCAATTTGGTCAGCTTGAGAAAGAAGATTATGACCCCATCGATAAGGCTATTGATGCTTATAAGACGATTAAGAAAAAACATGTTATGACGAATAAAGAATACGCTAAGTATGCTGATATGAAGCCCATTGATGTTGAAAAGCTAGTTAATGAAGCTGAGTTAGTTGTAGAGTTTCTTAGGTTTATCCATGCAAATGAGCAGAATTATGCAATCGCTAAAGAAATGAAACTTGACGGACCGCTGCAAGATATGTTAGTCGAATATAAGCGGAGCATCAAAGATTCGCCTGATAAAAATGAAATTTTAGGCGCATTATTCACTAAAATCATTCAGCTGCGAACAGATGAAGGGGAGGATGACTTTAAGGCAGCCTTTCGACCGTTAGTTAAAAATGTCATTGGTAAGCACCAACAAGATGATTATTTAGAGGAAGTTGCTGATAGCTCTGATGCAGTTGAGTATGCCTTGCAGCAAGATGCTGATGGTAAGGAGACTGAGGTAAAGAATGCTAGTGAGGTCTTTGCACGTATTAAGAGTGATGAGGAAGCGGTGGCTGCTTTAGTTCAGACAGATGAGGCCAGTACACGAGCATTGGATAAGACGGCGAATGAAAAGCAAAAGGCCGAACCTGTTAAACTTGCTAGGGCCGCGTTGGATAAAGTTGATGCCATTAATCCTGATATTGTTGACATTTTGCCACGTGAGGAATGCGAAAAACTAACAAATATTTTACGAACTTTAGAGGAGAGCATTAGTAATATTCAAGCGCATGCGGAGGAATAA